The following are encoded together in the Brassica napus cultivar Da-Ae chromosome A9, Da-Ae, whole genome shotgun sequence genome:
- the LOC106365129 gene encoding putative L-type lectin-domain containing receptor kinase II.2 has protein sequence MAGAILWMLASVHAISMVLAQDGNQFVHYDFRKADLYVDGMASTKDGRLKLTNSSKRATGHAFHRTPISFVNSSFSFSTEFVFAIVPEERTSYGQGMAFVVFPSIVDLRYGASTSYLGIFNMTNDNKTENHILAIELDTNVSSQALEESDNHVGIDVNSIVSVESKDASYFDDTVGMNRSLVLASKQRIRIWIEYDGEHRLLNVTLAPLETPKPRLPLLSRSIDLSKIFKEQMFFGFAGSTGTIRSHQYILGWSLAIGGKAQSLDISQVMDLPRPPRNHLPLILVVASVVAFLIIAGGIVYLYQRNRYSEVFEQWELQYSPQRFSFRTLYKATKGFKENRVLGAGGFGKVYRGELLDGTRIAVKRVSHGAEQGMQEYVAEIATMGRLAHRNLVQLRGYCRRKGELLLVYEYMVNGSLADRLFDGDNLSWSQRVHIVKGVSSCLHYLHEGWGKVVLHRDIKASNILLDEDLNGKLGDFGLAIFHDRGATFEATRVVGTIGYMAPEVTSMGVANEATDVYAFGVLMLEVVCGRRPVEPERSPGQKILVEWVASCGRRGALLDSVDIKLAGNFEVDEAMLLLKLGMICSQIDPQRRPTMKDITEYLEQKKRIPHISFDTAEFGIPIVALISDETVTAQGSALSFASFLYDTITVLFRGR, from the coding sequence GCTCAAAGAGAGCCACTGGGCACGCCTTCCACAGAACGCCAATATCTTTCGTAAACTCTTCATTTTCGTTCTCCACCGAGTTCGTGTTCGCGATCGTTCCAGAAGAGCGCACCAGCTACGGCCAAGGAATGGCTTTCGTTGTCTTTCCCAGCATCGTTGACCTAAGGTATGGCGCATCAACATCTTATCTAGGGATATTCAATATGACAAATGATAACAAAACCGAGAATCATATACTTGCCATAGAGCTTGACACTAATGTAAGCTCTCAAGCCCTTGAAGAGAGTGATAACCATGTAGGGATAGACGTCAACAGTATAGTATCGGTCGAATCTAAGGACGCTAGTTACTTCGATGACACGGTAGGGATGAACAGGAGCCTGGTGCTCGCTAGCAAACAAAGAATTCGTATTTGGATAGAATATGATGGAGAGCATAGATTGCTAAATGTGACTCTTGCTCCCCTCGAGACCCCAAAGCCAAGATTGCCTCTTTTGTCAAGATCTATAGACCTTTCCAAAATCTTTAAGGAGCAAATGTTTTTCGGTTTCGCTGGGAGTACGGGTACGATCAGAAGTCATCAATATATTCTTGGTTGGTCACTGGCTATAGGCGGAAAAGCGCAAAGCCTTGACATTTCTCAAGTAATGGATCTCCCTCGACCGCCACGTAATCACTTACCGCTTATACTCGTCGTTGCATCAGTAGTTGCTTTCTTGATAATAGCAGGAGGAATAGTATACCTTTACCAACGGAATAGGTACTCAGAGGTGTTTGAACAATGGGAATTACAATACAGCCCCCAGAGATTCTCCTTCAGAACCCTCTACAAAGCAACCAAAGGTTTCAAGGAGAATAGAGTGCTTGGAGCTGGAGGTTTCGGCAAGGTTTACAGAGGAGAGCTTCTCGATGGCACACGAATCGCGGTTAAGAGAGTCTCCCACGGTGCAGAACAAGGAATGCAAGAGTACGTTGCGGAAATCGCTACTATGGGAAGGCTAGCACACAGGAACTTGGTGCAGCTACGCGGTTATTGCAGGAGGAAAGGTGAATTGCTTTTGGTCTACGAGTACATGGTTAATGGAAGTCTAGCTGATCGCTTGTTCGATGGCGACAATCTCAGCTGGTCTCAAAGAGTTCATATTGTGAAAGGAGTATCCTCTTGCCTTCACTACCTACATGAAGGTTGGGGGAAAGTTGTGTTACATAGAGATATAAAAGCTAGCAACATTCTCTTGGACGAAGATTTAAACGGGAAACTTGGAGATTTCGGGCTTGCTATATTCCATGATCGTGGCGCGACTTTTGAAGCCACGCGTGTGGTGGGAACCATTGGTTACATGGCTCCAGAGGTTACCTCCATGGGCGTGGCGAATGAGGCGACTGATGTCTATGCTTTTGGAGTACTCATGCTTGAGGTGGTCTGCGGGAGGAGACCAGTAGAGCCAGAAAGGTCTCCCGGGCAGAAGATTTTGGTTGAATGGGTTGCCAGTTGCGGGAGAAGAGGTGCTTTACTAGATAGCGTTGACATTAAACTAGCAGGAAATTTTGAAGTTGATGAAGCTATGCTGCTTTTGAAGCTAGGCATGATCTGTTCACAGATTGACCCACAAAGGAGACCTACTATGAAAGATATAACAGAGTATCTTGAACAAAAGAAACGTATCCCACACATTTCGTTTGATACAGCTGAGTTTGGGATACCCATTGTAGCCCTAATAAGCGATGAAACAGTAACAGCACAAGGATCTGCTCTGTCGTTTGCTAGTTTCTTATATGACACCATTACAGTGTTATTTAGAGGTCGCTGA